A window of Candidatus Zixiibacteriota bacterium genomic DNA:
TTGGATCGGCCGCGCGACGCCGTCGGCGCCCGCCAAGAGTGTTAGATCAAGGATCTCCTTGCGATCCTTGATGAGGGCATCAACAGTTAAAGCGGACATAGCCTCTAAGTCCTTGAGAAAAACAAACCGCGGTCGACTTCAGCCGGCCGCGGGTAATCTAACGGGTTGAGGCGCTCATGCAAGCCTAATAGTCAACCTCGTCAACTTTGGTCGTCAACTTGACCTTGGCTTTGCGCTCGGACAAGCCCTTCTGGTCGCGTTCTTTCATTTTGCCCTTGTGCTTTTTCAACTGCGCGGCCATCTTGTCGGTCACCATCTCAATGGTCGCAAACATATCTTCAGTCGAGGCCTTCGACACCAGCTTGGATTTCGACACCGTCATCGTCAATTCGCCTTCGCACCGAAATCCGTCCTGAGACAGGACGAGACTGGCCGAGACGATGTTGTCAAAGAACTTGTTGAGCTTCTCAATCTCTGAGATCGCCCGATCCTTGGTCCTTTCCTCCACCTCGTAACGCCGTCCGGTGACTTTGATCTTCATAACGGCTCCTCTCCTTCCAGAAAAAGGAATTTCGCCCAGCGGTGGTCTTTACTCGGGACCGCCGTGGTAATGATGGTGTGTCTTGATAAAGCGAACCGTGCGCGTCTTCAAACGCATGACCACTGAATGCGTGCTCGCGCCGTTGCGGCTGAAACGCACGCCGTCCAGCAGTTCGCCATCGGTCACGCCGGTTGCTGAAAACATCAATTCTTCGCCGGTGGCCAGCTCTTCAGCACGATAGATGCGGTCCGGGTCTTGGACACCCATTCGCACTGCGCGCTGGCGCTCCTCCGGATTTCGAAACTTCAGTCTGCCTTGTATTGCCCCGCCCAGACAGCGTAGAGCCGCTGCGGCCAATACGCCTTCGGGCGCACCGCCGATTCCCACCAATACGTCCACGCCAGTGTCGGGCATGGACGTGGCAATGGCGGCGGAAACATCTCCATCCGGTATAAGCCTGATCCGGGCCCCAAGTTTCCGAATTCGTCGAACTAAATCGTCGTGGCGCGGTCGTTCCAGAATTGCCACGGTCAATTCTTCGAGCTTCAATTGCAGCGCTTCATGAATCTGTCCCAAATTCGTCTCGATCGACTTGGACAGGTCGATCGCCTCACGAGCCTGATGGCCGACCGCGAGCTTTTCCATGTAAGTGTCGGGCGCATGCAGGAAGGAGCCTTTCGGGCCGAGTGCAACCACCGACATGGCATTGGGGCGTCCGAACGCGACCGAATTTGTGCATTCGAGCGGATCAAGCGCCAAATCGACTGCCGGACCGGTGCCGCGACCCACCTGCTCGCCGATGAAGAGCATCGGGGCCTCGTCACGCTCCCCCTCACCGATCACTACCCTGCCGGCGAAGTCCAACTCATTGAAGCGCTCGCGCATCGACTCGACGGCAGCGTGATCGGCAGCGTCGGTGTCGCCACGTCCCATCCAATGCGCACAGGAAAGTGCTGCGGCTTCCGTTACGCGCACCATCTCCAATGCCATATTCCTGTCCATGAATCAATCGTGATGATAGCAAGATGTTAAACGCTTCGAAAGTGCAGAAAATTTATCAGGAAAGTAATGCCGAGTTCTCACATTGATCCCACTGCCACCGTGATCTGCCTGAGTTAGTCTACGAGAATCGCCCCGGTGTGCTGTCCTGACCTGCAGAGATTAGACAGCGCGGCGGCGGAATCGCGCCGGCAGAATCTTCATCTCTTCGCGATACTTGGTCACCGTCCGGCGGGCGATTCGGATATCACGTTGATTGAGGATTTCGAAGATCTCCTGATCCGAGAGCGGTTTACCTGGATCTTCCTTGGCAATGATCTCCTCAATCTGCTGCTTCACAGTCCGTTTGGCGACTTCTTCGCCGTCCTGCGTTTTGACGCCGGAGTTGAAGAAGAACTTGATTTCGAAGACGCCGTGGGGCGTCTGGACATATTTGTCGGACGACACGCGCGAGATCGTGGCCACATTCATGTTGACGATGTTGGCGATGTCTTCCATCGTCAGTGGCTTAAGGTGTTCGATCCCATTTTCGAAGAAATCGAGCTGTTCCTGCACGATTGCGGTCATGACGCGGATCATCGTGTTGCGCCGCTGATTGATCGCGTTGAGCAGCCAGCGCGCTTGCTCCAGCTTCTCGCGCACGTATTTCTTGGTCTCCTGCGGCGTGTTATTGCCCCGCTTGAGCAACTCGCGATAGCCGGCGTTCACTCGCAATTGTGGCACATTGCGGTCGTTGTGCGAGATCACCCACTCTTCGCCAATCTTCTCCACGATCAGATCGGGGATTACCGCCGCCGCCGCGCGTGCGAAACGGCCGTAGGCGGGACGGGGCGACAGGCTCTTGATGACTTCCATCGCCTCCTGCACCCGCTCGAGCGACACGCCCATCGACTTGGCCAGTTGCTGAAAGCTCTTCTTATCGAGCGTTTCAAGGTGTTCTTCAACGATTCGGTAAACCAGATTGTTGTCGCAGTGACGGTCGCGCAACTGCAGCAGCAATGACTCCTTGAGGTCACGCGCGCCAACGCCGGAAGGATCGAAGCGATGTATCTTGACCAGAATTCGCTCGACACGCTCCGGATCGATCTTCAGTGTTTCCGCGATCTCTTCAATTGTAGTCGTCAAGTATCCTGATTCGTCAATATTGCCAATGATGATCTCGCCGATTTCGAAGTCTTCGGTGGGGAGCTTGAGAAAGGCCAGCTGCTCGAGTAAGTGCTCATACAGCGACTGTTCGCCGGCAACGTTAAACTCCGGCATCTCTTCGTTGTCTCCGCCTTTGAATTCTCGGGCGTTGTAGTCTTCGTTGTCGCGGAGATAATCTTCCCAATCGATCTTTTCCTCTTCCCGTGAGTCGTCTTTCTTGTCGGCCAGGATGTCTAATTCCTGTTCCTGTTCCTGGCTCTCAACTTCCTCAAGAAGCGGATTTACGGCAAGTTCATGCCGCAGAAGCTGTTCCAGCTTCAAGATCGGCATCTGCAGCATCTTCAGAGACTGAATCAGTTGTGGGGCGAGCTTCTGCTGGAGACGTTGAGTTAATTCAAGGCGCATATTATCTTATTGTCTGGTAATGCCTTAACTGATCCTGACGACTTTCTATTCTATTATCGGTCATTTATACGGTCAGTTTAACCGGAACTTCTCGCCGAGGTAGATCTTTCGGGCCTCCGGGTCGGAAGCCAGGAATTCAGCAGTCCCGGATTTCAGGATCCGACCGTCACACATAATATAGGCTCGATCAATGGTCTGTAACGTCTCTCGAACGTTGTGATCAGTAATGAGGATCCCAAGGCCTTTGGACCTCAGTGCATTGATTATACGCTGAATGTCTTCGACCGCAATAGGGTCGATCCCGGCAAATGGTTCATCCAAGAGAAGAAATTTCGGTTGCAAAACGAGCGCTCGGGCAATCTCGACACGGCGTCGTTCCCCCCCAGAGAGTTGATAGCCACGTGACTTTGCGAGCCTCATCACGTCAAGCTCTTCCAGAATCTGTCTTACCCGATCAATTCGCTCTGCTTTCTTCATGCCCAGGGTCTCGGCAACTGCCATAACATTTTGCCAGACAGTCAGTTTACGGAAGATGGATGGTTCCTGAGGCAAGTAGCCAATACCCAGCCGGGCACGTCTGTACATCGGCATACCCGAGATTGTCTTCTCATCCAGCAGCACCCTCCCTGCCAGTGGGCGGATGAATCCGATCACCATGTAGAACGTCGTCGTCTTGCCTGCTCCGTTCGGGCCGAGCAGCCCGACGACTTCGCCCTGATTGACCTCGATCGACACGGCATCAACTACGCGCCGTTTACGATAGGTCTTAACAAGCTCGGTGCAATGCAACTTTGCCATCACAGAGTATACTAACGAGTTGATAAATCGGAGGCCAATGAATTTGCGTCCGCTGCCCCAAAACAAGACGAGCGGCAGAAAAGATCTACCGCTCGTCGAAAGGTCGATTAAGAACTGGAAGCTAGGTGGTCGCCTGCTTCTTGGCGAGCTCCTCGGTCTGCCAGATCAGTACCTGATCGGCAGCCGGATCATAGCCGACGTGCTTATAGCGGATCACACCATCCTTGTCGATCACGACCAGCGTTGGAATTCCTGATACCTCGTAATTGGCGGCGACCTGATTGTTGCCGAAAAGGACATTGAAGGTGTAGCCGAAGTCAGCCAGGTAAGGCCGAACCTTAGATGTGTCGTCTTCCCAGACGTTCATGGAGACGAATTCCACGTCGGCCGGCTTACGTTCGACAAACTCTTGCAGCAGCGGCATTGTCATGCGGCAGGGGCCGCACCAGGTCGCCCAGAAGTCGACAACGACGACCTTCCCGCGCAGGCTGGCGAGTGAAACGACTTTGCCCTCGAGATTCGTGAACTCCCAAGCGGGAGCCGGAACGTTCATCTGATCGTTGACGGCCAAGGTGCGGATGGAGTCGGCGTTGGCAAGCACGCCGGCGAGACGAGCCTGGCGCTGGTTATCGGATGCGACCTTGAGTCGTCCTATCAACTCCGGAAAACCGGGCAGTTGCCGCACCGAAGCAAGCGCCTCATTACGTTCGAGGCGGCGATAGTCGCCATAGCCCTGATCGGCGGCGGAGTTCAGATAGAGCAGCGCGGAGTCCGGTTGGTTGTTAAGGGCATAGATCTTCGCCAAATCCACCAGCGCATCAGCCGGTCTTCTGGTCATGGCGACAATGGCATGCTGATACTTGAGGGCTTCGGGATAGCGGGCAGAGGTGCGATAGAGGTCGACCAAATCGCGGCGAACGCGTTCCTCCTTGTCGTGGCTCTGCGCAAATGTCACGAGGGCCGATTCGGCGCCCTGGACGTCGTTCATCGCCTTCAGAATTTCCGCCTGGGCGGATACCGGCCGATAATCATCGGGTAGTGTGACGCCGTAGGCCTTGGCATACTTGAGCGCCTCCGCATAATTCTTGCGATTCATGTAGAGCTGCGCCAACTGCGCAAATCCGGAGGGATACGAGTTGTCGATCTCCAGTGCCTGCTGATAGTGCTCGATCGCTTTGGCCGTGTCGGGCGGATTGCTGTTGAGATAGGACGAAGCCAGGCCGAAGTGTCCCCAGTAATACTTGGGATCAAGGTCGACCGCTTTTTGGAAGTAGGTGATCGTCTCCATGCCGCCAAGACAGCGGCCATAAAGATAGGCAGCCATGGCGGACGTCGGGTTCGTATCGTACAGGTTCTTGTAGTACGCCAGTTTCTCTGGCGTCTTCTCGTAGCCGTCAAAAGCGCTCTGGTAGTCGCGATGCAACAAAGTGGAATTGGGATACTTAGTTAGGAAGTGCTCAAAGACCGCCTGAAAATCCTCGAAGGTGATGTTTCCCTGTTTGGCGACAGCAAGGGCTTCAAGCGAGTCATTTACGGCCTTTACCTCAGCCGGCTCCTGGTACACGGCTGCAGTCGGATCCCCCGGTACTTTGGAACAGGCGCCCAGCATCAATGCGGCGAGTAGTAGGGAAGCAAAGGCAATTCTCATCAGTCCTCCGATATAGTTAGGTGAACTCATCTCAGTAGATGCAATGTATATGAAATGCAACGCCGGGGAACGACAAAAGTTTCGAGCCGGCACCGATTCTTGGGGCAATACGACTCTGTTGTGGAAGGAAAACGAAACGGGCGCATCGTGGGATGCGCCCGGAAATGCTCAAGAATCGTGAGGATTTAGAAACGCAAGCCCAGCGAGAATCGGTGCACTGATTCCAGGCGGCCGAAATCGGCGAAAGCATAGTTCACTGCCAAATTGGTCGATTCCCAGACTTTAAGATCGCAGCCACCGCCAAAGGTGAGGCCTTCTTCTTCATAGTTCACCTTCCAGCCGCCGCGCAGGAAGAACATTTCATGAAAGGCCACCTCCGTTCCGACCGATCCTTGTTGACGGTTGTCGGACGGATCGCGCGCTTCCACGGCGAACGTCACGCGTGTATTCGGCGAGTATTGCAGATCGTAGGCAGCGCCGATGCGGAAGATCAGCGGCAGGTCGTAGGAATCAACATCCAGCACGCCCTTGGCATCGGCATAACTGTCATTGCCTTCCTGGGGATTGTAATTGAAGTTCAGTTCCGACCCCGACATCTTCATTTCCGGTCCGAGATTCGAAATGTTCATGCCGATGCGCAAATTACGATAGCCGGGGTAGAGCAAGGTCCCAAAGTCGAAGGCGACGCCGGAGGCGCGCTCCTCGGAAACGCGTTCGGTGATGTACTTGGTGGAGAGGCCGAACGAGAAGAATTCAGTCCACTGACGCGCATAACCGAGCGTGATCGCATAGCTCGAAGCCGAGAACATCCGGCCGGTACCGTCGGGTTGATCGACGGTGGTGATCTCCATGTCGCCGGAGGTCAGGGCAGTGACGGACACGCCCACGCTCCCGAACGCGAGCGGTTTGGCCAACGAGACATAATTGAGATTCACGCCGGCGACATAATTGATGTTGGAGAATTCGAGATACGAATGACTCAGCGCGCCCAGCCCCGCCGGATTCCAGTAGAGAGCGTAGCCGTCGCAAGCCATCGCGACGGAGGCTTCTGCCATGCCCGTGTAGCGCGCGCCCATGCCGATTTTCAAAAACTGCGCGCCGGCCGTGCCGACCTTCGAGAAGTCCTCGGCGTGCAGCGTGGCCGCGGCCGTCAGCATTGAGAGCAGCAGCGCGGTTGTGATAGTTTGACGCATTGTGATCTCCTCTGCCGATGCCTATTTGACCACCGCGAACTTGCCCACCTTCTCGCCGACATCGGAATTGACGTGGTAGAAGTAGAGTCCGGGCGCGATGCCCTGGCCATTGACTGTAAGCATGTTCCAGACGCAGGTGCCCGAGCCGGAATGCTCGAGTGTCTGCACCAGGTCGCCGGCGAGCGTGTAAATGCTGATGGTTGCCCGATCGGGAAGGTTCACGAATTCCATGCGACGTTCGCCCTCGACGCTTTCCCAAGCCGCGCGCGCGATGTAGGGATTGGGCACGACGCGGATGCGATCCAGAGCCTGTGTAGCCGCCTGCTTATCAATGCCGGGAATACTGTAAACGAAGCGATCACCGGCCCCGTTCAGCGGTGCGCCGCCGACTTCAAAGATGTCGCCGACGTGATAGTTGTAGCTGGCGGTGTCGAGCCGGAAGAACCAGCCGTGGTAATAGGGAAAGGCTTCCGGATGCGGGTCACCGTCATAATGAATATTGACAATCGAAATGTAATCGCGAAGGCGCGGATCCCAGCCGGGATTCCCGGAATCAAGATGATAGATCTCCGCGAGCACCTGCTCGTTGGTCGTGGTATTCCAGACCTCGAAGGGAAGTTGAATCGGCGTGACGTCATCATAGAATGAGTATCCGACCGAGCCACCAGGTGTGAAGCGCAATTGATAGGTCGAGCGGAAGTGAATGTCGCCGCCGAGCGGGAAACCGAAGACACTTCCCATCGCACCGTAGGAGAAACCAAGTTTCAGCGTGGTGTCGGAACCGGTCGCAAAGGAAACCTGGCGAAAATGCGATGGTTCGCGCTCGCCGTTCACGACCAACAGCCGTACGCCGTCGACGATTGGAGCTTGCGCGATGTCGCCGGTTTGATCGATCTGGTCACGAATCAGGGTGTCGCCGGTCGTGTGATTGATGACGAACCAGGTGGTGGCGTACGGTGATTCGTCAAAGCCGACCAGGTAATCTTGGCCGGTGAACTGCTGATCATCAAAAAGCACTGGCACCACTTCACCATCAGACGGCGAGCCGGTGCCGCTGTACTCGTGACGCAACGTCTGTTCGATTGGCACGTATCCAGCGGGATTCGATCGCGGCACGACCGCAGCGGCGTTAACGTCGCCTCCGGGAACGCCATAGGCTGTTTGCAGCGGCCCGACGCCGGAGGCAGTGTCACCCTTGTCGAAGGCGACAATTGAGTACCAGTACTCGAAGCCATTAGTCAGACTGGTGTCCACATAGCTGTGCGGGATTGGTTCGGACGGATCCTCGACGCGCCACATCGCCAGCGGCACGTAGTCGGGACCCAGACTGCCATCGGGATTGCGCGCCAGTCGTCCCCAAGTTATCCCCTTGTCGGTCGATCGATAGATTTTGTAGCCGGCGAAGTCGGGCACGCCGAGCAGCGGATCGATCGACTCAATTGCGCTTCGGTCCCAGGAGAGGCGCACCGACTGCGCCGTCGGGTAGGCGCTCAGGACCGGCGGCTTGGGCGGCGCGGGGCCGACAAACCGATTGGAGTAGATCGTCTGGGCAATCTTGGCCTTATCGCGGAAGTCGTCTTCGTCGTAACCGGCGATCAGGGCGAAGCCGATCCGAATCGTCTTGCCGGCTTCGAGATTGATCCCGGAGGTCGCCTGCACATAGTACTGGTCGGTCGGCGGCAGTGACGCTTCGTAGACCTTCTCGGAGATGTAGGCGTATTTTTCTCGATCGTCGGTGTTCGCGATGCGTTCCCATTCGCCGGTGCGGAAGGCAGTCATGCCGATACCGTCGGGAGTCTCGATATAACGGGTACCCATCAGGCCGGTCACGACGCTCGGTCCCCAGCCGGGGTCGTAACCGTCAGCGTCGTAGGTCCATGCCAGATTCAGCGAGGTGTCCGATGCAACAAGGTCACCAAGACGTCCGTTCTCACCGGTGCCGTCGGGGCCGCCGATATCGAAGTCGCAGTAGAGCCCGAAGGCAAAATCGGTGTAGTCGTTGTCGCTCTTGTTAGTGATATCGAGGACAACGAACATAAAGTCTTCGTTGTAACTGTAGTTCCATTGGTAAATGGTCTGCACCAGCTCCAGCCCCAGCAACGAGGATCCCAGCCCGGCATCATTAAAGCGATAGATGCTCTCCTGCAGCGACGACGGGCCGCCCGGCAAGTAGCTTTGCGTCTGCGGATCCCAGACCTGATTGTAGACCCACTGGCCGGTTTGCGGATCGAAACTGCGCCAGCCGTAGGCCGGATGATCAAGTCCGAGGCCAACCGTATCGTTAGGATCGTATTCGTAACGCTCAGGGTCCGTTGAGAGCCGAATGCGATAGTCGAGGTCGGTTTGGA
This region includes:
- the raiA gene encoding ribosome-associated translation inhibitor RaiA, which translates into the protein MKIKVTGRRYEVEERTKDRAISEIEKLNKFFDNIVSASLVLSQDGFRCEGELTMTVSKSKLVSKASTEDMFATIEMVTDKMAAQLKKHKGKMKERDQKGLSERKAKVKLTTKVDEVDY
- the glpX gene encoding class II fructose-bisphosphatase — protein: MDRNMALEMVRVTEAAALSCAHWMGRGDTDAADHAAVESMRERFNELDFAGRVVIGEGERDEAPMLFIGEQVGRGTGPAVDLALDPLECTNSVAFGRPNAMSVVALGPKGSFLHAPDTYMEKLAVGHQAREAIDLSKSIETNLGQIHEALQLKLEELTVAILERPRHDDLVRRIRKLGARIRLIPDGDVSAAIATSMPDTGVDVLVGIGGAPEGVLAAAALRCLGGAIQGRLKFRNPEERQRAVRMGVQDPDRIYRAEELATGEELMFSATGVTDGELLDGVRFSRNGASTHSVVMRLKTRTVRFIKTHHHYHGGPE
- the rpoN gene encoding RNA polymerase factor sigma-54, which encodes MRLELTQRLQQKLAPQLIQSLKMLQMPILKLEQLLRHELAVNPLLEEVESQEQEQELDILADKKDDSREEEKIDWEDYLRDNEDYNAREFKGGDNEEMPEFNVAGEQSLYEHLLEQLAFLKLPTEDFEIGEIIIGNIDESGYLTTTIEEIAETLKIDPERVERILVKIHRFDPSGVGARDLKESLLLQLRDRHCDNNLVYRIVEEHLETLDKKSFQQLAKSMGVSLERVQEAMEVIKSLSPRPAYGRFARAAAAVIPDLIVEKIGEEWVISHNDRNVPQLRVNAGYRELLKRGNNTPQETKKYVREKLEQARWLLNAINQRRNTMIRVMTAIVQEQLDFFENGIEHLKPLTMEDIANIVNMNVATISRVSSDKYVQTPHGVFEIKFFFNSGVKTQDGEEVAKRTVKQQIEEIIAKEDPGKPLSDQEIFEILNQRDIRIARRTVTKYREEMKILPARFRRRAV
- the lptB gene encoding LPS export ABC transporter ATP-binding protein, which gives rise to MAKLHCTELVKTYRKRRVVDAVSIEVNQGEVVGLLGPNGAGKTTTFYMVIGFIRPLAGRVLLDEKTISGMPMYRRARLGIGYLPQEPSIFRKLTVWQNVMAVAETLGMKKAERIDRVRQILEELDVMRLAKSRGYQLSGGERRRVEIARALVLQPKFLLLDEPFAGIDPIAVEDIQRIINALRSKGLGILITDHNVRETLQTIDRAYIMCDGRILKSGTAEFLASDPEARKIYLGEKFRLN
- a CDS encoding redoxin family protein, which codes for MRIAFASLLLAALMLGACSKVPGDPTAAVYQEPAEVKAVNDSLEALAVAKQGNITFEDFQAVFEHFLTKYPNSTLLHRDYQSAFDGYEKTPEKLAYYKNLYDTNPTSAMAAYLYGRCLGGMETITYFQKAVDLDPKYYWGHFGLASSYLNSNPPDTAKAIEHYQQALEIDNSYPSGFAQLAQLYMNRKNYAEALKYAKAYGVTLPDDYRPVSAQAEILKAMNDVQGAESALVTFAQSHDKEERVRRDLVDLYRTSARYPEALKYQHAIVAMTRRPADALVDLAKIYALNNQPDSALLYLNSAADQGYGDYRRLERNEALASVRQLPGFPELIGRLKVASDNQRQARLAGVLANADSIRTLAVNDQMNVPAPAWEFTNLEGKVVSLASLRGKVVVVDFWATWCGPCRMTMPLLQEFVERKPADVEFVSMNVWEDDTSKVRPYLADFGYTFNVLFGNNQVAANYEVSGIPTLVVIDKDGVIRYKHVGYDPAADQVLIWQTEELAKKQATT
- a CDS encoding PorV/PorQ family protein; translated protein: MRQTITTALLLSMLTAAATLHAEDFSKVGTAGAQFLKIGMGARYTGMAEASVAMACDGYALYWNPAGLGALSHSYLEFSNINYVAGVNLNYVSLAKPLAFGSVGVSVTALTSGDMEITTVDQPDGTGRMFSASSYAITLGYARQWTEFFSFGLSTKYITERVSEERASGVAFDFGTLLYPGYRNLRIGMNISNLGPEMKMSGSELNFNYNPQEGNDSYADAKGVLDVDSYDLPLIFRIGAAYDLQYSPNTRVTFAVEARDPSDNRQQGSVGTEVAFHEMFFLRGGWKVNYEEEGLTFGGGCDLKVWESTNLAVNYAFADFGRLESVHRFSLGLRF
- a CDS encoding T9SS type A sorting domain-containing protein; translated protein: MSRNFLLLPILVTLGLWSALAGNLLAAAAGTQVPPPEIQDMITHDKGNIRTTVSNWGTIGGLSHIGYPSGEWPKGSGHDYLAEIKYWMGASIAGDTLLANTDDDFAPIRDLQTDLDYRIRLSTDPERYEYDPNDTVGLGLDHPAYGWRSFDPQTGQWVYNQVWDPQTQSYLPGGPSSLQESIYRFNDAGLGSSLLGLELVQTIYQWNYSYNEDFMFVVLDITNKSDNDYTDFAFGLYCDFDIGGPDGTGENGRLGDLVASDTSLNLAWTYDADGYDPGWGPSVVTGLMGTRYIETPDGIGMTAFRTGEWERIANTDDREKYAYISEKVYEASLPPTDQYYVQATSGINLEAGKTIRIGFALIAGYDEDDFRDKAKIAQTIYSNRFVGPAPPKPPVLSAYPTAQSVRLSWDRSAIESIDPLLGVPDFAGYKIYRSTDKGITWGRLARNPDGSLGPDYVPLAMWRVEDPSEPIPHSYVDTSLTNGFEYWYSIVAFDKGDTASGVGPLQTAYGVPGGDVNAAAVVPRSNPAGYVPIEQTLRHEYSGTGSPSDGEVVPVLFDDQQFTGQDYLVGFDESPYATTWFVINHTTGDTLIRDQIDQTGDIAQAPIVDGVRLLVVNGEREPSHFRQVSFATGSDTTLKLGFSYGAMGSVFGFPLGGDIHFRSTYQLRFTPGGSVGYSFYDDVTPIQLPFEVWNTTTNEQVLAEIYHLDSGNPGWDPRLRDYISIVNIHYDGDPHPEAFPYYHGWFFRLDTASYNYHVGDIFEVGGAPLNGAGDRFVYSIPGIDKQAATQALDRIRVVPNPYIARAAWESVEGERRMEFVNLPDRATISIYTLAGDLVQTLEHSGSGTCVWNMLTVNGQGIAPGLYFYHVNSDVGEKVGKFAVVK